In one Pseudomonas sp. 31-12 genomic region, the following are encoded:
- a CDS encoding GNAT family N-acetyltransferase, translating to MPQLTHFDAPSPEHINSQILQMVVDNLTDISMVGIAPSNPLYNVYQYTVGYEVHLYLEALGGGKGIAVELIVATDDEDPEKVIGFVLYLPVKDDPEACGVAYMAVDSGHRRRGVARAMLQDMVSRYPHAELTCTVAKVPWFESMGFQVLGVRGTQVLMNTHDHSSEGLMGLLDVTFIYSSLEVRQIHNYLLQKHGKRAMVDAEKQRDRHLDQMTHNAKVFVLNRLGRDAANEPRLD from the coding sequence ATGCCCCAACTCACCCACTTCGACGCCCCGAGCCCGGAGCACATCAACAGCCAGATCCTGCAGATGGTCGTCGACAACCTGACCGACATCAGCATGGTCGGCATCGCGCCGAGCAACCCGCTGTACAACGTGTATCAGTACACGGTCGGCTACGAAGTGCACCTGTACCTGGAGGCTCTCGGCGGGGGCAAAGGCATCGCGGTCGAGTTGATCGTCGCCACCGACGATGAAGACCCTGAAAAGGTCATCGGCTTTGTGCTGTACCTGCCGGTCAAGGATGATCCCGAAGCGTGCGGCGTGGCCTACATGGCCGTCGATTCGGGTCATCGTCGCCGAGGCGTCGCGCGGGCCATGTTGCAAGACATGGTCAGCCGCTACCCGCACGCCGAACTGACCTGCACCGTCGCCAAGGTGCCGTGGTTTGAGTCGATGGGTTTTCAGGTGCTGGGCGTGCGCGGCACGCAGGTGCTGATGAACACCCACGACCACAGTAGCGAAGGCCTGATGGGACTGTTGGATGTCACATTTATCTACAGTTCTTTAGAGGTCCGGCAGATACATAACTACTTGCTGCAAAAACACGGAAAGCGCGCAATGGTCGATGCTGAAAAGCAACGCGACCGGCATCTGGACCAAATGACCCACAACGCCAAGGTGTTTGTGCTGAATCGTTTGGGCCGGGACGCGGCTAACGAGCCCCGTCTGGACTAG
- a CDS encoding TetR/AcrR family transcriptional regulator encodes METADLLERSYPGRRAELKRDIFRKALALFNEQGLEATTIEMIRAECDTSVGAIYHHFGNKEGLVAALFFTALDDQALLRDNYLAEAQTTEEGVHALVHSYVDWVDSQPEWARFQYHARFAVTKGPFKEELASRNKTRNQKLGQWLAEPGRRDELRAFPAELLPSLIIGQADSYCRAWLSGRVAGSPKAYRELLAEAAWRSICDNTPAETQ; translated from the coding sequence ATGGAAACCGCAGATCTACTCGAGCGCAGCTACCCCGGCAGAAGAGCCGAACTCAAGCGCGACATCTTCAGAAAAGCCCTGGCCCTGTTCAACGAACAAGGGCTCGAAGCCACGACCATCGAAATGATCCGCGCCGAATGCGATACCAGCGTCGGTGCGATCTACCATCATTTCGGCAACAAGGAAGGCTTGGTGGCCGCGCTGTTTTTCACCGCGCTGGACGATCAGGCACTGCTTCGCGACAACTACCTCGCCGAGGCACAGACGACGGAAGAGGGCGTGCACGCGCTGGTCCACAGCTACGTCGATTGGGTGGACAGCCAACCCGAGTGGGCGCGTTTCCAGTACCACGCACGGTTCGCCGTCACCAAAGGCCCGTTCAAGGAAGAACTGGCCAGTCGCAACAAAACCCGTAACCAGAAGCTCGGACAATGGCTGGCAGAGCCCGGCCGGCGCGATGAGCTGCGAGCGTTTCCTGCCGAATTGCTGCCGTCGTTGATCATCGGCCAGGCTGACAGTTACTGCCGCGCATGGTTGTCGGGGAGGGTGGCTGGCAGTCCGAAGGCCTATAGGGAATTGCTGGCAGAAGCGGCGTGGCGATCAATCTGTGACAATACCCCCGCCGAAACCCAGTAA